A genome region from bacterium Unc6 includes the following:
- a CDS encoding 3-methyl-2-oxobutanoate dehydrogenase subunit VorB (catalyzes the coenzyme A-dependent oxidation of 3-methyl-2-oxobutanoate coupled to the reduction of ferredoxin producing S-(2-methylpropanoyl)-CoA): MKNIILASGNESCGEGAIQSGCRFYAGYPITPQNELTEYMAKRIKEVGGTFIQAESEISSINMVFGASVTGALVMTSSSSPGISLKQEGISYCAGCELPAVIVNMMRGGPGLGNIASAQGDYFQATRGGGHGDYRTITLAPSSVQEMYGLMYDAFYLAVKYRTPVIVLGDSILAQMIEPLEIKKFKSIKIDKEWILDGCKNRKPRIIRSLLLKPDELENLNLRLQGRYREIEKKEIRFEADIKNGTQTLVVSFGTVSRICKAVVEDARKKGINAGWFRPITLWPFPRSFLRKISEKVKKIVVVEMNAGQMLEDIKISVEGRCAIEFYGRMGGNIPDEKQVLRLL, from the coding sequence ATGAAAAACATAATTCTTGCAAGTGGAAATGAATCTTGCGGTGAAGGGGCCATCCAGTCGGGATGTAGATTTTATGCAGGCTATCCTATAACCCCTCAGAACGAACTGACCGAATATATGGCAAAAAGAATAAAAGAGGTTGGTGGCACATTTATTCAGGCAGAATCCGAAATCAGTTCCATAAACATGGTATTTGGCGCATCTGTAACAGGCGCACTTGTAATGACCTCTTCCTCAAGCCCTGGTATAAGTTTAAAGCAGGAAGGTATATCGTATTGTGCAGGATGCGAGCTTCCAGCAGTTATTGTAAATATGATGCGGGGTGGCCCAGGACTTGGAAATATTGCCTCTGCTCAGGGTGATTATTTTCAGGCAACACGTGGCGGCGGTCACGGCGATTATAGAACCATAACACTTGCGCCTTCAAGTGTTCAGGAAATGTATGGCCTGATGTATGATGCATTTTACCTTGCGGTAAAATACAGAACTCCTGTCATTGTTCTTGGAGATAGTATTCTTGCCCAGATGATAGAGCCATTGGAGATAAAAAAGTTTAAGTCCATAAAGATTGATAAAGAATGGATATTGGACGGATGTAAAAACAGGAAGCCGAGAATTATCCGTTCTCTTTTACTAAAACCTGATGAGCTTGAAAACTTAAATTTAAGACTGCAGGGCAGATACCGGGAAATAGAAAAAAAAGAAATACGGTTTGAAGCAGATATAAAAAATGGGACGCAAACTCTTGTTGTTTCTTTTGGAACTGTTTCCAGAATATGTAAGGCTGTTGTAGAAGACGCAAGAAAAAAGGGTATCAATGCCGGATGGTTTAGACCAATAACGCTCTGGCCATTTCCGCGGTCTTTTTTAAGAAAAATTTCTGAAAAGGTAAAAAAAATAGTTGTGGTTGAAATGAATGCCGGGCAGATGTTAGAGGATATTAAAATTTCAGTTGAAGGAAGGTGTGCTATTGAATTT